A window of the Microvirga terrae genome harbors these coding sequences:
- the secD gene encoding protein translocase subunit SecD — protein sequence MLRFSRSKIIATVAIIVIGLLLAVPSMMNREQRQAFLNAVPSWVPSWLVPSRAIVLGLDLQGGSHVLLEVDAQDLLRGQVTILRDDVRRILRDTRVSSQNGIQTVQRGVQIRVPDAADRDRLLPRLRELSQPIGNAVIGQSGNNTIAINTSPDGVITLTYTDAGINERVRRAVDQSIEVVRRRIDFGGTTEPSIQRQGADRILVQVPGLQDPQQLKALLGETGNLEFRLLAQPGATDVDLLPMEDAGGQRVPVERRVIAEGGDLTDAQPAFDSQTRQPIVNFRFNIRGAQRFGQATTENLGRQLAIVLDNRVISAPTIQSPITGGSGQISGSFTVEQVNNLAVLLRSGALPAKLTIVEERTVGPGLGRDSIEAGKMATYVAAIFVVIFMFATYGVFGLIANIALLVHVGLIFGLMSVLEATLTLPGIAGIVLTIGTAVDSNVLIYERIREEVHAGRSIVSGIQAGFDRAFATIVDSNSTMAIAAVILFFLGSGPVRGFAVVFILGILTTVITAVTLTRMMIALWYQWMRPKALPF from the coding sequence ATGCTGCGCTTCTCGAGGTCGAAGATCATCGCCACCGTGGCGATCATTGTGATCGGCCTGCTTCTTGCGGTTCCGAGCATGATGAATCGCGAGCAGCGTCAGGCTTTCCTGAACGCCGTCCCGAGCTGGGTCCCGTCCTGGCTCGTACCGTCCCGCGCCATCGTCCTGGGACTCGACCTTCAAGGCGGGTCCCACGTCCTGCTCGAGGTCGACGCGCAGGACCTGCTGCGCGGCCAGGTCACGATCCTGCGCGACGACGTGCGCCGCATCCTGCGCGACACCCGCGTGTCGTCCCAGAACGGCATTCAGACGGTCCAGCGGGGCGTGCAGATCCGCGTGCCCGATGCCGCGGATCGCGACCGGCTGCTGCCGCGCTTGAGGGAGTTGTCGCAGCCGATCGGCAATGCCGTGATCGGCCAGAGCGGCAACAACACCATCGCGATCAACACCAGTCCGGACGGCGTGATCACGCTGACCTACACGGATGCGGGCATCAACGAGCGCGTGCGCCGCGCCGTCGACCAGTCCATCGAGGTCGTCCGTCGCCGCATCGACTTCGGCGGAACGACGGAGCCGAGCATCCAGCGCCAGGGCGCCGACCGCATTCTCGTCCAGGTTCCCGGCCTCCAGGACCCGCAGCAGCTGAAGGCTCTTCTCGGCGAGACCGGCAATCTCGAGTTCCGCCTGCTGGCCCAGCCGGGCGCGACCGACGTCGACCTGCTCCCCATGGAGGATGCCGGCGGACAGCGCGTGCCCGTCGAGCGCCGAGTGATCGCCGAAGGCGGCGATCTGACGGATGCCCAGCCGGCCTTCGACAGCCAGACCCGCCAGCCGATCGTCAACTTCCGCTTCAACATCCGCGGGGCGCAGCGCTTTGGCCAGGCCACCACGGAGAACCTGGGCCGTCAGCTCGCGATCGTGCTCGACAACCGGGTGATCTCGGCGCCGACGATCCAGTCGCCCATCACGGGCGGCTCCGGCCAGATCTCCGGCAGCTTCACGGTCGAGCAGGTCAACAATCTCGCGGTCCTGCTCCGCTCCGGCGCGCTGCCTGCCAAGCTCACCATCGTGGAAGAGCGCACCGTCGGCCCGGGCCTCGGACGCGATTCTATCGAGGCCGGCAAGATGGCCACCTATGTGGCAGCCATCTTCGTGGTGATCTTCATGTTCGCCACTTACGGCGTCTTCGGCCTCATCGCGAACATCGCGCTCCTCGTCCATGTGGGCCTGATCTTCGGTCTCATGTCCGTGCTGGAAGCGACCCTGACCCTGCCGGGCATCGCCGGCATTGTGCTCACCATCGGCACGGCCGTGGACTCGAACGTGCTCATCTACGAGCGCATCCGCGAAGAGGTGCATGCCGGCCGGTCCATCGTGTCGGGCATCCAGGCCGGCTTCGACCGGGCCTTCGCGACCATCGTGGATTCCAACAGCACCATGGCGATTGCCGCCGTGATCCTGTTCTTCCTCGGCTCCGGTCCGGTGCGCGGCTTCGCGGTCGTGTTCATTCTCGGCATCCTGACGACGGTGATCACCGCCGTTACCCTGACGCGCATGATGATCGCGCTCTGGTATCAGTGGATGCGTCCCAAAGCCCTTCCGTTTTAA
- a CDS encoding ATP-binding protein: MPMPADLTSPESLALLTRIAEALERLTPATAAHADVTGADAFVWQAAGRRLSPVPKVNRVEMSLLRGIDRVRDQLAENTHRFARGLPANNALLWGARGMGKSSLVKAVHAEINHSKPADARPLKLIEIHREDIETLPDLMGLLRADPHRFIVFCDDLSFDADDTSYKSLKAVLEGGIEGRPDNVIFYATSNRRHLLPRDMMENERSTAINPGEAVEEKVSLSDRFGLWLGFHKCSQDEYLDMVFAYVDHLGLQADRDAVRAEALEWATTRGARSGRTAWQFIQHLAGRLGKAI; encoded by the coding sequence ATGCCCATGCCCGCCGATCTCACCTCTCCCGAATCCCTGGCGCTTTTGACGCGGATCGCCGAGGCCCTGGAGCGCCTCACCCCCGCCACCGCGGCTCACGCCGACGTGACCGGAGCCGATGCCTTCGTCTGGCAGGCGGCCGGCCGCCGGCTTTCTCCCGTGCCGAAGGTGAACCGGGTCGAGATGAGCCTCCTGCGCGGCATCGACCGGGTCCGGGACCAGCTGGCGGAGAACACGCACCGCTTCGCGCGAGGCCTGCCGGCGAACAACGCCCTGCTCTGGGGCGCCCGCGGCATGGGCAAATCGTCCCTGGTCAAGGCGGTCCATGCCGAGATCAACCACTCCAAGCCTGCCGATGCACGCCCCCTCAAGCTGATCGAGATCCACCGGGAGGATATCGAGACCCTGCCCGATCTCATGGGACTGCTGCGGGCCGACCCCCACCGCTTCATCGTGTTCTGCGACGATCTCTCGTTCGATGCGGACGACACCTCCTACAAGTCGCTGAAGGCCGTGCTGGAAGGCGGCATCGAGGGCCGGCCCGACAACGTGATCTTCTACGCCACCTCGAACCGGCGCCACCTGCTGCCGCGCGACATGATGGAGAACGAGCGCTCGACCGCCATCAACCCGGGCGAGGCGGTCGAGGAGAAGGTCTCCCTGTCCGACCGGTTCGGCCTCTGGCTCGGCTTCCACAAATGCAGCCAGGACGAGTATCTCGACATGGTCTTCGCCTATGTCGACCATCTCGGCCTCCAGGCGGACCGTGACGCCGTCCGCGCGGAGGCCCTGGAATGGGCCACCACCCGCGGCGCACGCTCGGGACGTACGGCCTGGCAGTTCATTCAGCATCTCGCCGGGCGCCTCGGCAAGGCGATCTGA
- a CDS encoding calcium-binding protein: MAVFKAFNTAGVGFNMSSTDSSGWAFIGANPSVTTDLVYDDGTVAEYEIDGSLIVDSFTARYWSDGYTVVIDDLVYENYGQTILSIEDLSLYTTVDELQGYAWYVTINGGNDTFYGNDYNDVIRGGTGDDIVYSYDGDDIVYGDSGADDLYGLWGDDDLYGGAGRDIVSGGAGSDYLSGGLDNDTLTGGSGKDYFVFDKRPTRSNVDKITDFRPSDDTIMLDAHVFTRAGRDGWLSAAAFNTGSAARDVSDRIIYNKQTGALLYDADGVGGVVAVKFAQLNAGLSLSKADFFIF, from the coding sequence ATGGCGGTTTTCAAGGCGTTCAACACAGCGGGTGTGGGCTTCAACATGTCCAGCACCGACAGCTCGGGCTGGGCGTTCATCGGGGCCAACCCCTCGGTGACGACGGATCTCGTTTACGATGACGGCACTGTCGCCGAGTACGAAATCGACGGCAGCCTGATCGTCGACTCCTTCACCGCCCGCTATTGGAGCGACGGCTACACCGTCGTGATCGACGACCTGGTCTACGAAAACTACGGCCAGACCATCCTGTCCATCGAGGATCTCAGTCTCTACACGACCGTCGACGAGCTTCAGGGCTATGCCTGGTATGTGACGATCAACGGAGGGAACGACACCTTCTATGGCAACGATTACAATGACGTCATCCGCGGCGGGACCGGCGACGATATCGTCTATTCCTACGACGGCGACGACATCGTGTACGGCGACAGCGGTGCCGACGATCTCTACGGTCTGTGGGGAGACGACGACCTGTACGGGGGCGCCGGCCGCGACATCGTGAGCGGCGGGGCCGGAAGTGATTACCTGAGCGGTGGCTTGGACAACGATACGCTGACCGGTGGTTCGGGCAAGGACTACTTCGTCTTCGACAAGCGGCCGACCCGGAGCAACGTCGACAAAATCACCGACTTCCGGCCGAGCGACGACACGATCATGCTCGACGCCCATGTCTTCACCCGGGCGGGACGCGACGGCTGGCTCTCGGCCGCAGCCTTCAATACCGGCTCAGCCGCCCGGGATGTCTCCGACCGGATCATCTACAACAAGCAGACAGGCGCCCTGCTCTACGATGCCGACGGGGTCGGCGGCGTCGTGGCCGTGAAGTTCGCCCAATTGAACGCCGGCCTGAGCCTGTCCAAGGCCGATTTCTTCATTTTCTAG
- a CDS encoding glucose 1-dehydrogenase, translating to MQSRRPVVLITGGSRGIGAAVAQLAAARGYDVAITYRSERESAERVLAACRTSGAAAVACQGDVAMEADVVRMFDEAQSALGPISHVVNNAGITGKSSRLEQADSDAVRACIEVNVLGAIWVAREAARRLSTSRGGPGGAIVNISSVAASLGSPNEYVWYAASKGAVDSLTIGMAKELASEGIRVNAVSPGMTMTDIHERSTQDAGRVERIRPHIPMNRIGEPEEIAEAVLFLISDAASYIAGANLSVSGGR from the coding sequence ATGCAATCCAGACGCCCCGTCGTCCTTATTACAGGTGGAAGCCGCGGCATAGGGGCCGCGGTGGCGCAGCTCGCCGCCGCGCGCGGCTACGATGTCGCCATCACCTACCGGTCCGAGCGCGAATCCGCCGAGCGCGTGCTTGCGGCCTGTCGCACATCGGGAGCGGCTGCCGTGGCGTGCCAAGGCGACGTTGCCATGGAGGCCGACGTGGTGCGGATGTTCGACGAGGCTCAATCTGCCCTCGGCCCGATTTCGCATGTGGTCAACAACGCGGGCATCACCGGCAAGTCGAGCCGGCTGGAGCAGGCTGACTCGGACGCCGTCCGGGCCTGCATCGAGGTGAACGTCCTGGGGGCGATCTGGGTCGCCCGAGAGGCGGCCCGGCGCCTTTCCACCAGCCGGGGCGGACCCGGAGGCGCCATCGTCAACATCTCGTCGGTTGCCGCAAGCCTGGGCAGTCCCAACGAATATGTCTGGTACGCGGCCTCGAAGGGCGCCGTCGACTCGCTGACGATCGGGATGGCGAAGGAGCTGGCCAGCGAGGGGATCCGGGTGAATGCCGTCTCGCCGGGGATGACCATGACGGACATCCACGAGCGCAGCACCCAGGATGCCGGTCGGGTGGAGCGCATTCGGCCCCACATCCCCATGAACCGGATCGGGGAGCCGGAGGAGATCGCCGAGGCCGTGCTGTTCCTGATATCGGACGCGGCGTCCTACATCGCCGGGGCCAACCTGTCGGTGTCAGGCGGCCGCTGA
- the secF gene encoding protein translocase subunit SecF, with protein sequence MRLIRLWPENSHFDFMRLRRYSFPLSALISVATAIVLMTVGLNFGIDFKGGTLMEIQAKSGQANVAQIRQTAESFGFGDVEVQEFGGTGEVSLRFPIQSGGEAAQTAVVQKARDTFGNDYDFRRVETVGPRVSGELVQSGTIGIVLSVIAVLFYLWFRFERELAVASIIGTLHDIVLTIGFFVITRHEFNMTSIAAILTIVGYSLNETVVVFDRTRELMRRYKAMPAEELLNLSINTTMSRTIMTATTTALSLLALVLFGGQAIQGFAQVMLYGVVICTYSAICISSPMLIYIGLRGSETVKVPEGRAAAAE encoded by the coding sequence GTGCGCCTCATCCGCCTCTGGCCCGAAAACTCCCACTTCGACTTCATGCGCCTGCGGCGCTACTCGTTCCCGCTGTCGGCCCTGATCTCGGTGGCGACTGCCATCGTTCTGATGACGGTCGGGCTAAACTTCGGCATCGACTTCAAGGGCGGAACGCTCATGGAGATCCAGGCCAAGTCCGGTCAGGCCAACGTCGCCCAGATCCGCCAGACCGCCGAGAGCTTCGGCTTCGGCGACGTGGAGGTCCAGGAATTCGGCGGCACCGGCGAGGTCTCGCTGCGTTTCCCCATCCAATCGGGCGGCGAGGCCGCGCAGACGGCCGTGGTGCAGAAGGCCCGCGACACTTTCGGCAACGACTACGATTTCCGCCGGGTCGAGACGGTCGGCCCGCGCGTGTCGGGCGAACTCGTCCAGTCGGGCACCATCGGCATCGTGCTCTCGGTGATCGCGGTCCTGTTCTATCTCTGGTTCCGCTTCGAGCGGGAGCTGGCGGTAGCATCGATCATCGGCACGCTCCACGACATCGTGCTCACCATCGGGTTCTTCGTGATCACCCGTCACGAGTTCAACATGACGTCGATCGCCGCGATCCTCACCATCGTGGGCTATTCGCTCAACGAGACGGTGGTGGTGTTCGACAGGACCCGCGAGCTGATGCGTCGCTACAAGGCTATGCCTGCGGAAGAGCTGTTGAATCTCTCGATCAACACCACCATGTCCCGCACGATCATGACGGCGACCACGACGGCGCTGTCGCTCCTGGCTCTGGTCCTCTTCGGCGGACAGGCGATCCAGGGCTTCGCGCAGGTCATGCTCTACGGGGTCGTCATCTGTACGTACTCGGCCATCTGCATCTCGTCGCCCATGCTGATCTATATCGGCCTGCGCGGGTCGGAGACCGTCAAGGTGCCGGAGGGCAGGGCCGCCGCAGCGGAGTAG
- the trmFO gene encoding methylenetetrahydrofolate--tRNA-(uracil(54)-C(5))-methyltransferase (FADH(2)-oxidizing) TrmFO: protein MSTLKPIHVIGGGLAGSEAAWQIAQAGVPVVLHEMRPVRGTDAHKTEGLAELVCSNSFRSDDPEANAVGLLHQEMRSLGSLIMAKGDANQVPAGGALAVDRDGFSNAVTAALEAHPLVTIERGEIAGLPPEEWSSVIVATGPLTSPALAEAILTLTGETSLAFFDAIAPIVYRESINMDVAWFQSRYDKVGPGGTGKDYINCPMTREQYEAFVDALIAGDKTEFKEWEADTPYFDGCLPIEVMAERGRETLRHGPMKPVGLTDPRNPDIKPYAIVQLRQDNALGTLFNMVGFQTKLKYGAQTAILRMIPGLENAEFARLGGIHRNTYLNSPKLLDPTLRLKAMPRLRFAGQITGCEGYVESAAVGLMTGRFAAAERLGRPIEPLPHTTALGALINHITGGHIETIDEGPRSFQPMNVNFGLFPPLAHAPKAEDGKRLRGPAKAVARKKALTDRARADLAAWLSGGVLPAAAE, encoded by the coding sequence ATGAGCACCCTCAAACCCATCCATGTCATCGGCGGCGGACTCGCCGGTTCGGAAGCGGCCTGGCAGATCGCCCAGGCGGGCGTCCCGGTCGTGCTGCACGAGATGCGCCCGGTTCGCGGCACCGATGCCCACAAGACCGAGGGCCTGGCGGAGCTCGTCTGCTCCAATTCCTTCCGCTCGGATGACCCCGAGGCCAATGCCGTGGGACTGCTGCACCAGGAGATGCGCAGTCTCGGCTCCCTGATCATGGCGAAGGGCGATGCCAACCAGGTTCCGGCCGGAGGCGCATTGGCGGTCGATCGCGACGGCTTCTCGAATGCGGTGACGGCCGCGCTCGAGGCACATCCTCTCGTCACCATCGAGCGGGGCGAAATCGCCGGCCTGCCGCCGGAGGAATGGTCTTCCGTGATCGTCGCCACCGGGCCCCTCACGTCGCCGGCTCTCGCAGAGGCCATTCTCACGCTCACGGGCGAGACGTCGCTCGCCTTCTTCGACGCCATCGCGCCGATCGTCTACCGCGAGTCCATCAACATGGACGTCGCCTGGTTCCAGTCGCGCTACGACAAGGTTGGACCGGGCGGCACCGGCAAGGACTACATCAACTGCCCCATGACCAGGGAGCAGTACGAGGCCTTCGTCGATGCGCTGATTGCCGGCGACAAGACCGAGTTCAAGGAATGGGAGGCCGACACGCCGTATTTCGACGGTTGCCTGCCGATCGAGGTTATGGCCGAGCGCGGCCGCGAGACCTTGCGCCACGGACCGATGAAGCCGGTCGGCCTCACCGACCCGCGCAATCCCGACATTAAGCCCTATGCCATCGTGCAGCTTCGCCAGGACAACGCGCTCGGGACCCTGTTCAACATGGTGGGGTTCCAGACCAAGCTGAAATACGGCGCGCAGACCGCGATCCTGCGCATGATCCCGGGCCTGGAGAACGCCGAGTTCGCGCGCCTCGGCGGCATTCACCGCAACACCTACCTCAACTCACCCAAGCTTCTCGATCCGACCCTGCGCCTGAAGGCGATGCCACGCCTGCGCTTCGCGGGCCAGATCACCGGCTGCGAGGGCTACGTCGAGAGCGCCGCCGTCGGTCTCATGACCGGCCGCTTCGCCGCTGCCGAGCGGCTCGGCCGGCCGATCGAGCCCCTGCCGCACACCACGGCGCTCGGGGCGCTGATCAACCACATCACGGGCGGGCATATCGAGACCATCGACGAGGGGCCGCGCTCCTTCCAGCCCATGAACGTGAATTTCGGGCTCTTCCCGCCTCTGGCCCATGCTCCGAAGGCGGAGGACGGCAAGCGCCTGCGCGGCCCCGCCAAGGCCGTCGCCCGCAAGAAGGCGCTGACGGACAGGGCCAGGGCAGATCTGGCGGCCTGGCTCTCAGGTGGGGTCCTGCCCGCTGCGGCCGAGTAA
- a CDS encoding protein-L-isoaspartate O-methyltransferase family protein, giving the protein MPFLPEAEPRDEQEAIGAASFILSLRAKGIRDTALLRAMELVPREVFAPRRFTDLARTDVALPLPCGQTMTGPATVAAMLLALGVQPGQRVLEIGTGSGYVTALLARLGAEVTSVERFNTLAESAAQHLKIVDADKVRLEVGDGLAARVRDRFDRILLNGARPEIPQTVTSLLGPGSRLIGAITKESGPHLVRIDRDAEGALTQTFGASLRISPLVTGVAATL; this is encoded by the coding sequence ATGCCTTTCCTGCCTGAAGCGGAGCCCCGCGACGAGCAGGAGGCGATCGGTGCTGCGTCCTTCATCCTGTCCCTGCGCGCCAAAGGCATCCGCGACACGGCGCTGCTGCGCGCGATGGAGCTCGTGCCTCGCGAGGTGTTCGCGCCGCGCCGCTTCACCGACCTGGCGCGCACGGATGTCGCCCTGCCGTTGCCCTGCGGCCAGACCATGACGGGACCGGCGACGGTCGCGGCCATGCTGCTGGCGCTCGGTGTCCAGCCGGGTCAGCGCGTGCTGGAGATCGGAACCGGCAGCGGCTACGTGACGGCGCTGCTGGCGAGGCTCGGCGCCGAGGTCACCAGCGTCGAGCGCTTCAACACCTTGGCGGAGAGCGCGGCGCAGCATCTCAAGATCGTCGACGCGGACAAGGTCCGGCTGGAGGTGGGAGACGGATTGGCGGCGCGTGTCCGGGACCGCTTCGACCGCATTCTGCTCAACGGCGCACGCCCCGAGATCCCACAGACCGTCACGTCTCTCCTCGGCCCGGGCAGCCGTCTGATCGGCGCGATCACGAAGGAGAGCGGGCCCCATCTCGTGCGGATCGACCGCGACGCCGAGGGTGCGCTGACGCAGACGTTCGGCGCATCATTGCGCATTTCGCCTCTCGTCACCGGCGTTGCGGCGACCCTCTAG
- the yajC gene encoding preprotein translocase subunit YajC, translating into MFISPAFAQGAPAGGGTEMILQFVPFILIFVIMWFLIIRPQQRRVKAHQEMIKNVRRGDTVVTSGGIIGKVTKVLEDSADVEVEIADGVKVKVARAMISEVRSKSEPVKA; encoded by the coding sequence TTGTTCATTTCACCTGCCTTCGCACAAGGGGCCCCGGCCGGGGGCGGAACGGAGATGATCCTTCAATTCGTTCCATTCATCCTCATATTCGTCATCATGTGGTTCCTGATCATCCGTCCGCAGCAGCGCCGGGTGAAGGCCCACCAGGAGATGATCAAGAACGTCCGACGCGGCGATACGGTCGTCACGTCCGGCGGCATCATCGGAAAGGTGACCAAGGTCCTCGAGGATTCGGCCGATGTCGAGGTCGAGATCGCCGACGGCGTGAAGGTGAAGGTGGCCCGTGCCATGATCTCCGAGGTCCGCTCCAAGAGCGAGCCGGTCAAGGCCTGA
- a CDS encoding phytoene/squalene synthase family protein, which produces MAEAIANFAHCEALVREADPDRYWASLFAPAEKRPHLYALYAFNFEVARVREAVREALVGEIRLQWWRDALQGEARGDVRANPVAAALDDTIVQFRLPRQSFVDLIDARIFDLYDDPMPSLNDLEGYCGETSSSLIQLASLVLADGSNPGTADAAGHAGVAYAVTGLLRAFPHHARQGQVYIPADLLARHGVVREDIVTGRGGPGLNRALADLRAVAHRHLEQARKLRATIPDAAKPAFQPLALVEPYLRAMERRGYDPFHTPVDLPQWRRIWALWRGPF; this is translated from the coding sequence ATGGCGGAAGCGATTGCCAACTTCGCCCATTGCGAAGCGCTCGTGCGCGAGGCCGATCCGGACCGGTACTGGGCGAGCCTGTTCGCGCCTGCCGAGAAGCGTCCCCACCTCTATGCGCTCTACGCCTTCAACTTCGAGGTGGCCCGCGTCCGCGAAGCGGTGCGGGAGGCGCTCGTCGGCGAGATCCGCCTGCAATGGTGGCGCGACGCCCTGCAGGGCGAGGCGAGGGGCGACGTGCGGGCGAACCCCGTGGCGGCCGCGCTGGACGATACCATCGTCCAGTTCCGGCTGCCCCGTCAGTCCTTCGTCGACCTGATCGATGCCCGGATCTTCGACCTTTACGACGATCCCATGCCGAGCCTGAATGATCTCGAGGGCTATTGCGGCGAGACCTCGTCCAGCCTCATCCAGCTTGCGAGCCTCGTCCTCGCCGACGGCTCCAATCCGGGTACGGCCGATGCGGCGGGGCATGCAGGCGTGGCCTATGCCGTCACCGGGCTTCTTCGGGCCTTCCCGCATCATGCACGGCAGGGGCAGGTCTATATCCCGGCCGATCTCCTGGCCCGCCACGGGGTCGTGCGCGAGGACATCGTGACCGGACGCGGCGGGCCCGGTCTCAACCGCGCCCTAGCCGATCTCCGCGCGGTCGCCCACAGGCACCTCGAACAGGCGCGCAAGCTGCGCGCCACCATTCCCGATGCGGCCAAGCCGGCCTTTCAGCCGCTCGCCTTGGTCGAGCCCTATCTCAGGGCCATGGAGCGGCGAGGCTACGATCCGTTCCACACGCCCGTGGACCTGCCGCAATGGCGGCGGATCTGGGCGCTCTGGCGCGGACCGTTCTAG
- a CDS encoding Mth938-like domain-containing protein, with product MSDGRLYDGFLPGRYPLDAYGNGGFRFGDMSHRGSLLALPSGIRAWPVGSVAELTDEALDPIFAEADAIDLLLLGTGADIAAIPAGFRTRFREAGIGLDVMQTGAAARTYNILLAENRKVGAALIAVP from the coding sequence ATGAGCGATGGTCGCCTCTATGACGGCTTCCTGCCGGGACGCTATCCGTTGGACGCCTACGGCAACGGCGGCTTTCGCTTCGGGGACATGTCCCATCGTGGCTCCCTGCTGGCCCTGCCTTCGGGGATTCGGGCCTGGCCGGTCGGTTCCGTGGCCGAGCTGACCGACGAGGCGCTCGACCCGATCTTCGCCGAGGCCGATGCCATCGATCTCCTGCTGCTCGGCACGGGCGCCGACATCGCGGCCATTCCGGCGGGGTTCCGCACGCGCTTTCGCGAGGCCGGGATCGGGCTCGACGTGATGCAGACGGGGGCTGCCGCGCGCACGTACAACATTTTGCTCGCCGAGAACCGCAAGGTCGGCGCCGCCCTGATCGCCGTTCCCTGA
- a CDS encoding peptidoglycan DD-metalloendopeptidase family protein, with protein sequence MGLIGSAAAACSTDSARFAENPFSNPFAASERMDTTASSSPQPTPSYAPAPMPTPSVQAQALPPVQSQPLPQPTRIAAAPAPIQPRPVPVAQSVPAQPAGQPKFRLVDTSKTPAATTPVAAAEPVKRVRPGMTSTAQAPAPAAPARSAPMQVASATNEPLVSAPKPLAPAPKPVVEQPKVAALTQPEPVKPAVVQPVAPAPQPEAAKAPVAEPEQTASVSGDFRWPARGRVIAGFGANGGNEGINIAVPEGTPVKAAEAGTVTYAGSEVKGYGNLVLIKHENGFVSAYAHNGSLNVKRGEQVKRGQVIATSGQTGNVTSPQLHFEIRKGAQPVDPMKHLGG encoded by the coding sequence GTGGGTTTGATCGGCAGTGCGGCGGCAGCCTGCAGTACCGATAGTGCGCGGTTCGCCGAGAACCCGTTCTCAAATCCCTTCGCGGCCAGCGAGCGCATGGACACCACCGCGTCGTCCTCGCCTCAGCCGACGCCGTCCTATGCCCCAGCCCCGATGCCGACACCGTCGGTGCAGGCCCAGGCCCTGCCGCCCGTGCAGTCCCAGCCCCTGCCGCAGCCCACCCGCATCGCCGCCGCTCCCGCCCCGATCCAGCCGCGCCCCGTGCCGGTCGCTCAATCGGTCCCGGCGCAGCCGGCCGGCCAGCCGAAATTCCGCCTCGTCGACACGTCCAAGACTCCGGCCGCCACGACGCCGGTTGCCGCCGCCGAGCCGGTGAAGCGTGTTCGCCCCGGTATGACGTCGACCGCTCAGGCTCCGGCTCCTGCCGCACCCGCAAGGTCAGCTCCGATGCAGGTCGCGTCCGCCACGAACGAGCCGCTCGTGTCCGCGCCGAAGCCTCTGGCGCCCGCTCCGAAGCCGGTCGTCGAGCAGCCCAAGGTTGCCGCCCTGACCCAGCCCGAGCCGGTGAAGCCTGCCGTCGTGCAGCCGGTCGCTCCGGCGCCGCAGCCGGAAGCCGCAAAGGCTCCGGTGGCAGAGCCCGAGCAGACCGCAAGCGTCTCCGGCGATTTCCGCTGGCCGGCCCGCGGCCGCGTCATCGCCGGTTTCGGCGCCAATGGCGGCAACGAGGGCATCAATATCGCGGTTCCCGAAGGCACGCCGGTCAAGGCGGCCGAGGCCGGCACCGTGACCTATGCCGGCAGCGAAGTGAAGGGCTACGGCAACCTCGTCCTGATCAAGCACGAGAACGGCTTCGTCTCGGCCTATGCCCATAACGGTTCGCTCAACGTCAAGCGCGGCGAGCAGGTGAAGCGCGGCCAGGTGATCGCCACGTCCGGCCAGACCGGCAACGTGACCTCGCCGCAGCTCCACTTCGAGATCCGCAAGGGCGCCCAGCCGGTTGACCCCATGAAGCATCTCGGCGGCTGA
- a CDS encoding DUF1127 domain-containing protein, protein MFVSYILSKVRSYMRYRETVRELSLLSDRELDDLGISRFQIESIARQNALA, encoded by the coding sequence ATGTTCGTATCGTACATCCTGTCTAAGGTCCGCAGCTATATGCGTTATCGCGAGACCGTCCGTGAGCTTTCGCTGCTTTCCGACCGCGAGCTCGACGACCTCGGCATCTCTCGCTTCCAGATCGAGAGCATCGCTCGCCAGAACGCTTTAGCGTAA